A region of Anguilla rostrata isolate EN2019 chromosome 10, ASM1855537v3, whole genome shotgun sequence DNA encodes the following proteins:
- the scarb2a gene encoding lysosome membrane protein 2a isoform X2, with amino-acid sequence MTRRSCAIYATGIVCAHLLIVGIALVVAQVFQTLIHNRLKKEMTLTEGSRVFDSWKDPPLPVYMQYFFFNVTNPEVFLEGGKAAVTQIGPYTYREYRPRENVTFLENGTKLSALNPKSFVFLPEMSVGDPEVDLVRTINIPVVAVMDQVKSYNFVLSTLVSIWMNSIGVDLFMTRTVHEVLWGFKDPLLSRIHRMKPDVDEYFGLMYKKNGSHEGEFVFLTGEQDYMDYGRIDTWNGLSKMTWWSSNQSNMINGTDGSTFHPLLSKNELLYIFAADLCRSIHLAFEEDVEVKGIPAYRFAPPKDVLASPDDNPANAGFCVPAGECLSTGVLKVSVCRQGAPIVVSFPHFYQADQKYINAIEGLTPNKEDHETYLDLNPTTGVPIRASKRAQLNVLLNRVSGFPKTKHLKETVFPIMFVNETVVIDDESAAQMRTLLLIVTLVSNFPLLIVGMGVLLLVVLVILICRSRQKKTAKEDTAYTQVSDKAEDHSENHAGQQMRNGSYIAMSPVEAQKC; translated from the exons ATGACGAGAAGGTCCTGTGCAATTTACGCAACTGGGATTGTCTGCGCTCATTTGCTGATAGTTGGAATCGCCTTGGTTGTGGCTCAAGTCTTCCAAACGCTGATTCATAACCGGTTAAAAAAG gagaTGACATTGACGGAGGGGAGCCGGGTGTTCGATTCATGGAAGGACCCCCCTCTTCCAGTTTACATGCAGTACTTCTTCTTCAACGTCACCAATCCTGAGGTCTTTCTAGAAGGTGGCAAGGCAGCTGTCACTCAGATTGGCCCGTACACTTACAG AGAATACAGGCCCAGGGAGAATGTGACCTTTTTGGAGAATGGGACGAAGCTCTCAGCCTTAAATCCCAAAAGTTTTGTGTTCCTGCCAGAGATGTCGGTGGGGGATCCTGAGGTGGACCTCGTTAGGACCATCAACATCCCTGTAGTG GCGGTGATGGACCAGGTGAAGTCCTACAACTTCGTTTTGAGCACGCTTGTGTCTATATGGATGAACTCCATTGGCGTAGATTTGTTCATGACTCGCACGGTTCATGAGGTTCTGTGGGGCTTCAAAGACCCCCTGCTCTCCCGCATCCATCGCATGAAGCCTGATGTCGATGAGTACTTTGGTCTCATGTACAAG AAAAATGGATCTCATGAaggtgaatttgtttttctgacCGGCGAGCAGGACTACATGGACTATGGCAGAATAGACACATGGAACGGCTTGAG TAAAATGACGTGGTGGTCATCCAACCAGAGTAACATGATCAATGGGACCGACGGAAGTACCTTTCACCCCCTTCTGTCCAAGAATGAGCTTCTGTACATCTTTGCTGCAGACCTGTGCAG ATCGATCCATCTGGCCTTTGAGGAGGACGTGGAAGTGAAGGGCATCCCCGCTTATCGCTTTGCGCCCCCAAAGGATGTGCTGGCTAGCCCCGATGACAACCCCGCCAACGCCGGGTTCTGTGTGCCAGCGGGCGAGTGCCTCAGCACCGGGGTGCTGAAGGTCAGCGTGTGCCGGCAAG GTGCTCCTATTGTGGTGTCCTTTCCACATTTCTACCAGGCAgatcaaaaatacataaatgctaTCGAAGGCCTGACTCCAAACAAAGAGGACCATGAAACATACCTTGACCTGAATCCG ACAACAGGAGTGCCCATCCGAGCCTCTAAAAGAGCCCAGCTGAACGTCCTGCTGAACCGAGTCAGCGGTTTTCC caaaacaaagCATCTCAAAGAGACTGTCTTTCCAATTATGTTTGTAAACGAG ACGGTGGTGATCGACGACGAGTCGGCAGCGCAGATGAGGACGCTGCTGCTGATCGTGACGCTGGTTTCTAACTTCCCCCTGCTGATCGTGGGCATGGGGGTCCTGCTGCTGGTCGTGCTGGTCATTCTGATCTGCAGGTCCCGCCAGAAAAAG ACTGCAAAAGAAGACACAGCTTACACTCAAGTCAGCGATAAAGCAGAAGATCATTCAGAGAACCACGCTGGCCAGCAGATGAGAAACGGTTCATATATAGCCATGTCCCCAGTGGAAGCTCAGAAGTGTTGA
- the scarb2a gene encoding lysosome membrane protein 2a isoform X1, whose protein sequence is MTRRSCAIYATGIVCAHLLIVGIALVVAQVFQTLIHNRLKKEMTLTEGSRVFDSWKDPPLPVYMQYFFFNVTNPEVFLEGGKAAVTQIGPYTYREYRPRENVTFLENGTKLSALNPKSFVFLPEMSVGDPEVDLVRTINIPVVAVMDQVKSYNFVLSTLVSIWMNSIGVDLFMTRTVHEVLWGFKDPLLSRIHRMKPDVDEYFGLMYKKNGSHEGEFVFLTGEQDYMDYGRIDTWNGLSKMTWWSSNQSNMINGTDGSTFHPLLSKNELLYIFAADLCRSIHLAFEEDVEVKGIPAYRFAPPKDVLASPDDNPANAGFCVPAGECLSTGVLKVSVCRQGAPIVVSFPHFYQADQKYINAIEGLTPNKEDHETYLDLNPTTGVPIRASKRAQLNVLLNRVSGFPKTKHLKETVFPIMFVNETVVIDDESAAQMRTLLLIVTLVSNFPLLIVGMGVLLLVVLVILICRSRQKKNEVKRIDFTEAFHSFGTAKEDTAYTQVSDKAEDHSENHAGQQMRNGSYIAMSPVEAQKC, encoded by the exons ATGACGAGAAGGTCCTGTGCAATTTACGCAACTGGGATTGTCTGCGCTCATTTGCTGATAGTTGGAATCGCCTTGGTTGTGGCTCAAGTCTTCCAAACGCTGATTCATAACCGGTTAAAAAAG gagaTGACATTGACGGAGGGGAGCCGGGTGTTCGATTCATGGAAGGACCCCCCTCTTCCAGTTTACATGCAGTACTTCTTCTTCAACGTCACCAATCCTGAGGTCTTTCTAGAAGGTGGCAAGGCAGCTGTCACTCAGATTGGCCCGTACACTTACAG AGAATACAGGCCCAGGGAGAATGTGACCTTTTTGGAGAATGGGACGAAGCTCTCAGCCTTAAATCCCAAAAGTTTTGTGTTCCTGCCAGAGATGTCGGTGGGGGATCCTGAGGTGGACCTCGTTAGGACCATCAACATCCCTGTAGTG GCGGTGATGGACCAGGTGAAGTCCTACAACTTCGTTTTGAGCACGCTTGTGTCTATATGGATGAACTCCATTGGCGTAGATTTGTTCATGACTCGCACGGTTCATGAGGTTCTGTGGGGCTTCAAAGACCCCCTGCTCTCCCGCATCCATCGCATGAAGCCTGATGTCGATGAGTACTTTGGTCTCATGTACAAG AAAAATGGATCTCATGAaggtgaatttgtttttctgacCGGCGAGCAGGACTACATGGACTATGGCAGAATAGACACATGGAACGGCTTGAG TAAAATGACGTGGTGGTCATCCAACCAGAGTAACATGATCAATGGGACCGACGGAAGTACCTTTCACCCCCTTCTGTCCAAGAATGAGCTTCTGTACATCTTTGCTGCAGACCTGTGCAG ATCGATCCATCTGGCCTTTGAGGAGGACGTGGAAGTGAAGGGCATCCCCGCTTATCGCTTTGCGCCCCCAAAGGATGTGCTGGCTAGCCCCGATGACAACCCCGCCAACGCCGGGTTCTGTGTGCCAGCGGGCGAGTGCCTCAGCACCGGGGTGCTGAAGGTCAGCGTGTGCCGGCAAG GTGCTCCTATTGTGGTGTCCTTTCCACATTTCTACCAGGCAgatcaaaaatacataaatgctaTCGAAGGCCTGACTCCAAACAAAGAGGACCATGAAACATACCTTGACCTGAATCCG ACAACAGGAGTGCCCATCCGAGCCTCTAAAAGAGCCCAGCTGAACGTCCTGCTGAACCGAGTCAGCGGTTTTCC caaaacaaagCATCTCAAAGAGACTGTCTTTCCAATTATGTTTGTAAACGAG ACGGTGGTGATCGACGACGAGTCGGCAGCGCAGATGAGGACGCTGCTGCTGATCGTGACGCTGGTTTCTAACTTCCCCCTGCTGATCGTGGGCATGGGGGTCCTGCTGCTGGTCGTGCTGGTCATTCTGATCTGCAGGTCCCGCCAGAAAAAG AATGAAGTTAAGCGTATTGATTTTACTGAAGCTTTTCATTCTTTTGGT ACTGCAAAAGAAGACACAGCTTACACTCAAGTCAGCGATAAAGCAGAAGATCATTCAGAGAACCACGCTGGCCAGCAGATGAGAAACGGTTCATATATAGCCATGTCCCCAGTGGAAGCTCAGAAGTGTTGA
- the scarb2a gene encoding lysosome membrane protein 2a isoform X3 has product MTRRSCAIYATGIVCAHLLIVGIALVVAQVFQTLIHNRLKKEMTLTEGSRVFDSWKDPPLPVYMQYFFFNVTNPEVFLEGGKAAVTQIGPYTYREYRPRENVTFLENGTKLSALNPKSFVFLPEMSVGDPEVDLVRTINIPVVAVMDQVKSYNFVLSTLVSIWMNSIGVDLFMTRTVHEVLWGFKDPLLSRIHRMKPDVDEYFGLMYKKNGSHEGEFVFLTGEQDYMDYGRIDTWNGLSKMTWWSSNQSNMINGTDGSTFHPLLSKNELLYIFAADLCRSIHLAFEEDVEVKGIPAYRFAPPKDVLASPDDNPANAGFCVPAGECLSTGVLKVSVCRQGAPIVVSFPHFYQADQKYINAIEGLTPNKEDHETYLDLNPTTGVPIRASKRAQLNVLLNRVSGFPKTKHLKETVFPIMFVNETVVIDDESAAQMRTLLLIVTLVSNFPLLIVGMGVLLLVVLVILICRSRQKKVSGPVSCDLHHYTDGFPVIYTVIWASFL; this is encoded by the exons ATGACGAGAAGGTCCTGTGCAATTTACGCAACTGGGATTGTCTGCGCTCATTTGCTGATAGTTGGAATCGCCTTGGTTGTGGCTCAAGTCTTCCAAACGCTGATTCATAACCGGTTAAAAAAG gagaTGACATTGACGGAGGGGAGCCGGGTGTTCGATTCATGGAAGGACCCCCCTCTTCCAGTTTACATGCAGTACTTCTTCTTCAACGTCACCAATCCTGAGGTCTTTCTAGAAGGTGGCAAGGCAGCTGTCACTCAGATTGGCCCGTACACTTACAG AGAATACAGGCCCAGGGAGAATGTGACCTTTTTGGAGAATGGGACGAAGCTCTCAGCCTTAAATCCCAAAAGTTTTGTGTTCCTGCCAGAGATGTCGGTGGGGGATCCTGAGGTGGACCTCGTTAGGACCATCAACATCCCTGTAGTG GCGGTGATGGACCAGGTGAAGTCCTACAACTTCGTTTTGAGCACGCTTGTGTCTATATGGATGAACTCCATTGGCGTAGATTTGTTCATGACTCGCACGGTTCATGAGGTTCTGTGGGGCTTCAAAGACCCCCTGCTCTCCCGCATCCATCGCATGAAGCCTGATGTCGATGAGTACTTTGGTCTCATGTACAAG AAAAATGGATCTCATGAaggtgaatttgtttttctgacCGGCGAGCAGGACTACATGGACTATGGCAGAATAGACACATGGAACGGCTTGAG TAAAATGACGTGGTGGTCATCCAACCAGAGTAACATGATCAATGGGACCGACGGAAGTACCTTTCACCCCCTTCTGTCCAAGAATGAGCTTCTGTACATCTTTGCTGCAGACCTGTGCAG ATCGATCCATCTGGCCTTTGAGGAGGACGTGGAAGTGAAGGGCATCCCCGCTTATCGCTTTGCGCCCCCAAAGGATGTGCTGGCTAGCCCCGATGACAACCCCGCCAACGCCGGGTTCTGTGTGCCAGCGGGCGAGTGCCTCAGCACCGGGGTGCTGAAGGTCAGCGTGTGCCGGCAAG GTGCTCCTATTGTGGTGTCCTTTCCACATTTCTACCAGGCAgatcaaaaatacataaatgctaTCGAAGGCCTGACTCCAAACAAAGAGGACCATGAAACATACCTTGACCTGAATCCG ACAACAGGAGTGCCCATCCGAGCCTCTAAAAGAGCCCAGCTGAACGTCCTGCTGAACCGAGTCAGCGGTTTTCC caaaacaaagCATCTCAAAGAGACTGTCTTTCCAATTATGTTTGTAAACGAG ACGGTGGTGATCGACGACGAGTCGGCAGCGCAGATGAGGACGCTGCTGCTGATCGTGACGCTGGTTTCTAACTTCCCCCTGCTGATCGTGGGCATGGGGGTCCTGCTGCTGGTCGTGCTGGTCATTCTGATCTGCAGGTCCCGCCAGAAAAAGGTGAGTGGGCCTGTTTCCTGTGATTTACACCATTatacggacgga TTTCCTGTGATTTACACCGTTATATGGGCCAGTTTCCTGTGA